The following proteins are co-located in the Microbacterium sp. SORGH_AS_0888 genome:
- a CDS encoding FtsQ-type POTRA domain-containing protein, which yields MRRPTPLPPPPGGEEPRASVPPPSRVPDRPITPRTPEPSVADEQETAPIAPLLTLADPVAAGPDERTDGERQLGLGDLWRASRARRRALRAEVRRFTARSRRRRRIWLGVVASLVLLVLVTVGAAYSPLFAVEQIQVVGTSQLDPASVESALEGQLGTPLAAVDESAVKAAMVAFPLVESYTLEAVPPHELVVRIVERTPIGVLPSAAGYTLVDAAGVALSTTATAPAGYPQLSVDGGVGSPSFAAVGRVMRALPAELRATVTAVSASTPDDVTLTLGGTKVVWGSADRSALKSLVLQKSMAARPGAASYDVSSPDAVVIR from the coding sequence GTGCGTCGCCCGACGCCGCTGCCGCCCCCGCCGGGGGGAGAGGAGCCGCGCGCCTCCGTTCCGCCCCCGTCCCGGGTCCCGGATCGCCCGATCACGCCCCGGACGCCGGAGCCATCGGTCGCCGACGAGCAGGAGACCGCACCGATCGCACCCCTGCTGACGCTCGCCGACCCGGTCGCCGCCGGGCCGGACGAACGCACCGACGGCGAGCGGCAGCTCGGCCTGGGCGACCTGTGGCGTGCGTCGCGGGCCCGGCGCCGCGCCCTGCGGGCGGAGGTGCGCCGCTTCACGGCCCGCAGCCGGCGACGGCGGCGCATCTGGCTCGGAGTCGTGGCCTCGCTCGTCCTGCTCGTGCTGGTCACGGTGGGCGCGGCGTACAGCCCGCTGTTCGCGGTCGAGCAGATCCAGGTCGTCGGCACGTCCCAGCTGGACCCCGCGTCCGTGGAGAGCGCGCTCGAGGGACAGCTGGGCACGCCGCTCGCCGCGGTCGACGAGTCGGCAGTGAAGGCCGCGATGGTCGCCTTCCCGCTCGTGGAGTCCTACACGCTCGAGGCCGTGCCGCCGCACGAGCTCGTCGTGCGCATCGTCGAACGCACCCCGATCGGCGTGCTCCCCTCGGCGGCCGGGTACACCCTCGTCGACGCCGCGGGAGTCGCGCTCTCGACCACGGCGACGGCGCCCGCCGGCTATCCGCAGCTCAGCGTCGACGGCGGCGTGGGCTCGCCCTCGTTCGCCGCCGTCGGAAGGGTCATGCGCGCCTTGCCGGCCGAACTGCGGGCCACGGTGACGGCCGTGTCGGCCTCGACGCCGGACGACGTCACGCTCACGCTCGGCGGCACGAAGGTCGTGTGGGGGAGCGCGGACCGCTCGGCCCTCAAGTCGCTCGTGCTGCAGAAGAGCATGGCCGCCCGTCCCGGCGCCGCCTCCTACGACGTGTCGTCGCCGGACGCCGTCGTCATCCGCTGA
- the murC gene encoding UDP-N-acetylmuramate--L-alanine ligase: MIRPDLTLPIPERIGAAHFIGIGGSGMSGLARMFLDRGIRVSGSDRSDSAALRDLAARGAQVFVGHDAAHLPDDADTVVHTGAIWPENPEFLAAKERGLHVIHRSQALHWLIGGRRLVAVAGAHGKTTSTGMIATALQRLGADPSFVNGGVVAGLGVSSAGGADPLFVIEADESDGTFLLYDTSVALITNVDPDHLDHWGTREAFFDGFVRFADAASEAVVISADDPGAQRVAAALTHRRVTTFGTAADADVRLDEIDTDGPVAFRVSAGGESARVRLGVPGVHNAINAAGAVAVLRALGHPLGAAAAALEGFAGTVRRFELHGTVRGVSVYDDYAHHPTEVEAALSAARTVIGDGRLIAIHQPHTYSRTQLMSPQFAEVLERLADQTVVLDVYGAREDPVPGVTGALVSDAFADPARVRFVPDWQEAADYTARIAQPGDFVITLGCGDVYRLIPQVLEALDRPAAANG, from the coding sequence ATGATCCGACCCGATCTCACCCTCCCCATCCCCGAGCGCATCGGGGCCGCGCACTTCATCGGCATCGGCGGCTCCGGGATGTCCGGGCTCGCGCGCATGTTCCTCGATCGCGGCATCCGCGTGTCCGGCTCGGACCGCTCCGACTCCGCGGCGCTCCGGGATCTCGCCGCGCGGGGCGCGCAGGTGTTCGTCGGGCACGACGCGGCGCACCTGCCCGACGACGCGGACACGGTCGTGCACACCGGCGCGATCTGGCCGGAGAACCCGGAGTTCCTCGCGGCGAAGGAGCGGGGGCTGCACGTCATCCACCGTTCGCAGGCGCTGCACTGGCTCATCGGCGGCCGCCGTCTCGTCGCGGTCGCGGGTGCGCACGGCAAGACGACCTCGACCGGCATGATCGCGACGGCCCTGCAGCGGCTCGGCGCCGATCCGAGCTTCGTGAACGGGGGCGTCGTGGCGGGCCTGGGCGTCTCGAGCGCCGGCGGCGCCGATCCGCTCTTCGTCATCGAGGCCGACGAGTCGGACGGCACCTTCCTCCTCTACGACACCTCGGTCGCGCTGATCACGAACGTCGACCCCGACCACCTCGACCACTGGGGCACGCGCGAGGCGTTCTTCGACGGCTTCGTCCGGTTCGCGGATGCGGCGAGCGAGGCGGTCGTGATCTCCGCCGACGACCCCGGCGCCCAGCGCGTGGCCGCCGCCCTGACGCACCGGCGCGTCACGACGTTCGGGACGGCCGCCGACGCCGACGTGCGACTGGACGAGATCGACACGGACGGTCCGGTGGCCTTCAGAGTCTCCGCCGGCGGCGAGTCCGCCCGTGTCCGCCTGGGCGTGCCCGGCGTCCACAACGCGATCAACGCCGCCGGGGCGGTCGCGGTGCTCCGAGCGCTCGGCCATCCGCTCGGCGCGGCGGCCGCGGCGCTGGAGGGATTCGCCGGCACGGTGCGCAGGTTCGAGCTGCACGGGACCGTGCGGGGCGTGAGCGTCTACGACGACTACGCCCACCACCCGACCGAGGTGGAGGCCGCGCTCTCGGCGGCGAGGACGGTCATCGGCGACGGACGTCTCATCGCGATCCACCAGCCGCACACCTACTCGCGTACGCAGCTCATGTCGCCCCAGTTCGCCGAGGTGCTCGAGCGTCTCGCCGACCAGACCGTCGTCCTGGACGTCTACGGCGCTCGTGAGGACCCGGTTCCGGGCGTCACGGGCGCGCTCGTGAGCGATGCGTTCGCCGACCCGGCGCGGGTGCGGTTCGTGCCCGACTGGCAGGAGGCGGCCGACTACACGGCACGCATCGCCCAGCCGGGCGACTTCGTCATCACCCTCGGATGCGGCGACGTCTACCGGCTCATCCCGCAGGTGCTCGAGGCGCTCGACCGCCCCGCCGCCGCGAACGGCTGA
- a CDS encoding glycosyltransferase, with product MTTYLLAGGGTAGHVNPLLAVADALRARDPDAVVLVLGTREGLEARLVPQRGYELLFVDKVPFPRRPDRAALAFPWRLRRAVAGVRAQLREHRVDVVVGFGGYAAAPAYLAARREHVPVVVHEANARPGMANVLGARRAAAVGVAFAGTPLRGARVVGMPLRREIVDLDPAALRADAAAHYGLDPDRPTLLVFGGSLGAQRLNEAFTGSFRGVLAAGYQLVHLTGARWTGADPGVAGYVVRPYEDRMDLAFAIADVIVSRSGAATVSEISALGIPAVYVPYAVGNGEQALNARSAVEAGAALLIADAELTPDRVRAEVVPLLADAPRLAAMRRAAAVVGSRTGAEDVVALIDDALAGR from the coding sequence GTGACCACCTACCTCCTGGCCGGCGGCGGGACCGCGGGCCACGTCAATCCGCTGTTGGCCGTCGCCGACGCGCTGCGCGCACGCGATCCCGACGCCGTCGTCCTCGTGCTCGGCACACGCGAGGGGCTCGAGGCCAGACTCGTGCCCCAGCGCGGCTACGAGCTCCTCTTCGTCGACAAGGTGCCCTTCCCGCGGCGGCCGGACAGGGCGGCGCTGGCCTTCCCGTGGCGGCTGCGCCGCGCGGTCGCGGGCGTCCGCGCCCAGCTGCGCGAGCACCGCGTCGACGTGGTCGTGGGCTTCGGCGGGTACGCCGCCGCCCCCGCGTACCTCGCGGCGCGCCGCGAGCACGTCCCCGTCGTCGTGCACGAGGCGAACGCGCGGCCCGGCATGGCCAACGTTCTCGGTGCCCGCCGCGCGGCGGCCGTGGGGGTGGCTTTCGCGGGCACGCCGCTGCGGGGAGCGCGAGTGGTCGGGATGCCGCTGCGCCGCGAGATCGTCGACCTGGACCCCGCGGCGCTGCGCGCCGACGCGGCTGCGCACTACGGGCTGGACCCGGATCGGCCCACCCTGCTCGTCTTCGGCGGCTCGCTCGGCGCGCAGCGCCTGAACGAGGCGTTCACGGGGTCCTTCCGGGGCGTGCTCGCAGCCGGTTATCAGCTCGTGCACCTCACGGGTGCCCGCTGGACGGGTGCCGATCCCGGGGTCGCGGGATACGTCGTGCGCCCGTACGAGGACAGGATGGACCTCGCCTTCGCGATCGCCGACGTCATCGTCTCGCGCTCCGGTGCGGCGACGGTGTCCGAGATCAGTGCGCTCGGCATCCCCGCCGTGTACGTGCCGTACGCGGTCGGCAACGGCGAGCAGGCGCTCAACGCGCGTTCGGCCGTCGAGGCCGGCGCGGCCCTGCTCATCGCGGACGCCGAGCTGACACCGGACCGGGTGAGGGCGGAGGTCGTGCCGCTGCTGGCGGATGCGCCGCGCCTGGCTGCGATGCGCCGCGCCGCGGCCGTCGTCGGATCCCGCACGGGCGCCGAGGACGTCGTCGCCCTCATCGACGACGCCCTCGCCGGACGCTGA
- the ftsW gene encoding putative lipid II flippase FtsW → MTTTIRPPRQSPAAEPAPRGGLAARIRLGRVFAPVPPEFIFILSSALILTGFGIVMILSATSATSVEAGGGPYDDAIKQAIYAAIGIPLMLIVSRVPTRFWKRIAWPLLIAALCGQLLVFVPGLGVTDYGNTNWIHIGGIQAQPSEFIKLALAIWMGTILARKGPLLRRWKHVYIPVIPVAILAMGLVLKGGDLGTTMMLVLVFLGALFFSGVRLRIFILPLLGMAAAVAVAAVTNPNRMRRILSFLDTDTAACYRDMCYQSLHGIWGLSAGGVFGLGLGNSKQKYSWLPAAANDYIFAIVGEELGLIGCLVMIGLFVLMAVGMFHVIRRTQDPFARIVTGAVVTWIIGQAAINIAVVLRVFPVLGVPLPFVSQGGTSLVSVLVACGVILAFARDLPPRARAVAR, encoded by the coding sequence ATGACGACCACGATCCGTCCTCCCCGGCAGTCCCCGGCCGCTGAGCCGGCACCCCGCGGCGGACTGGCCGCCCGCATCCGTCTCGGCCGGGTGTTCGCACCGGTTCCGCCGGAGTTCATCTTCATCCTCTCGTCGGCGCTGATCCTGACGGGCTTCGGGATCGTGATGATCCTCTCCGCCACGAGCGCGACCTCGGTCGAAGCCGGTGGCGGCCCCTACGACGATGCGATCAAGCAGGCGATCTACGCCGCGATCGGCATCCCGCTCATGCTCATCGTCTCCCGCGTGCCCACGCGGTTCTGGAAGCGGATCGCGTGGCCGCTGCTGATCGCCGCGCTGTGCGGGCAGCTGCTCGTGTTCGTGCCGGGCCTCGGCGTCACCGACTACGGCAACACCAACTGGATCCACATCGGCGGCATCCAGGCCCAGCCCAGCGAGTTCATCAAGCTGGCGCTCGCGATCTGGATGGGCACCATCCTCGCGCGGAAGGGGCCGCTCCTTCGCCGCTGGAAGCACGTCTACATCCCGGTCATACCGGTCGCGATCCTCGCCATGGGCCTCGTGCTCAAGGGCGGCGACCTGGGAACGACCATGATGCTCGTGCTCGTCTTCCTCGGTGCGCTCTTCTTCTCCGGGGTGCGGCTGCGGATCTTCATCCTGCCCCTGCTGGGGATGGCGGCCGCCGTCGCTGTCGCGGCCGTCACGAACCCCAACCGGATGCGGCGCATCCTGAGCTTCCTCGACACCGACACGGCGGCCTGCTACCGCGACATGTGCTACCAGTCGCTGCACGGGATCTGGGGACTGTCGGCCGGAGGGGTCTTCGGGCTGGGGCTCGGCAACTCGAAGCAGAAGTACAGCTGGCTGCCCGCGGCCGCCAACGACTACATCTTCGCGATCGTCGGCGAGGAGCTGGGGCTCATCGGATGCCTCGTCATGATCGGGCTGTTCGTGCTGATGGCCGTCGGGATGTTCCACGTCATCCGTCGCACACAGGACCCCTTCGCCCGCATCGTGACGGGCGCCGTCGTGACCTGGATCATCGGCCAGGCCGCGATCAACATCGCGGTGGTCCTGCGCGTCTTCCCCGTCCTCGGCGTCCCCTTGCCCTTCGTCTCGCAGGGAGGGACCTCGCTGGTCTCGGTGCTCGTGGCGTGCGGAGTCATCCTCGCATTCGCGCGGGATCTGCCGCCGCGCGCGCGGGCGGTCGCGCGGTGA
- the murD gene encoding UDP-N-acetylmuramoyl-L-alanine--D-glutamate ligase — protein sequence MSERIDALTSWHADWKGVRIAVLGSGVTGFAVADTLTELGADVLVVTESIDEEYARLLPVIGARVDTGPLDAPPAALLDHRPEIVIASPGFPPHHPVIAWTRDAGIPLWGDIELAWRVRDKVLRSDGTPADWVLVTGTNGKTTTTRMAATMLREGGLRAAPCGNIGVPVLDAVRDPGGFDVLVVELSSHQLWYLGLQTGPDPLSPLASVCLNLADDHLEWHGSFEAYRDAKAVVYRHTRVACVYNRADEATRRMVEDADVVDGARAIGFGLDVPGPSDLGIVEGILVDRAFLAERRTSALELTTLEELAEAGLAAPHVVANVLAASALARAAGVEPAAIRSALRAFRLDPHRIEIVARAGGITWIDDSKATNPHAAASSLAAFPGAVWVLGGLLKGVDISELVAGRGQGAKAAIVIGVDRDPITAAFARHAPTVPLVEVDHTQTEDIMAAVVEAAISLAADGDVVLLAPAAASFDQFASYGDRGRRFAEAVRARFGEDEDDDHDPSSPAVPGR from the coding sequence ATGAGCGAGCGGATCGACGCGCTCACCAGCTGGCACGCCGACTGGAAGGGCGTCCGCATCGCCGTCCTCGGCTCGGGCGTGACCGGCTTCGCGGTGGCCGACACGCTGACCGAGCTCGGCGCCGACGTGCTCGTGGTCACCGAGTCCATCGACGAGGAGTACGCCCGGCTGCTGCCGGTGATCGGTGCGCGCGTGGACACCGGACCGCTCGACGCGCCGCCCGCGGCTCTGCTCGACCACCGGCCCGAGATCGTGATCGCCTCGCCCGGCTTCCCGCCGCACCACCCCGTCATCGCCTGGACGCGGGATGCCGGCATCCCGCTGTGGGGCGACATCGAGCTGGCCTGGCGCGTGCGCGACAAGGTCCTGCGCTCGGATGGGACGCCCGCGGACTGGGTTCTCGTGACCGGCACCAACGGCAAGACGACCACGACGCGGATGGCCGCGACGATGCTCCGCGAGGGCGGACTCCGCGCCGCGCCGTGCGGCAACATCGGGGTGCCCGTGCTGGATGCCGTGCGCGACCCCGGTGGCTTCGACGTCCTGGTGGTCGAGCTCTCCAGCCACCAGCTCTGGTACCTCGGCCTCCAGACGGGACCCGATCCGCTCTCGCCGCTCGCGAGCGTGTGCCTCAACCTCGCCGACGACCACCTCGAATGGCACGGCTCCTTCGAGGCGTACCGGGACGCGAAGGCCGTCGTCTACCGTCACACGCGGGTCGCGTGCGTCTACAACCGTGCCGACGAGGCGACCCGCCGGATGGTGGAGGACGCCGACGTCGTCGACGGCGCCCGCGCGATCGGGTTCGGCCTCGACGTCCCGGGGCCGAGCGACCTCGGGATCGTCGAGGGCATCCTCGTGGACCGGGCGTTCCTCGCGGAACGCCGGACGTCGGCGCTGGAGCTCACGACGCTCGAGGAGCTGGCGGAGGCGGGGCTCGCCGCGCCGCACGTCGTGGCCAACGTCCTCGCGGCCAGCGCACTCGCGCGCGCCGCCGGCGTCGAGCCCGCCGCGATCCGCTCGGCGCTGCGCGCGTTCCGCCTCGACCCGCACCGGATCGAGATCGTGGCGCGCGCGGGCGGCATCACGTGGATCGACGACTCCAAAGCCACCAACCCGCACGCCGCGGCGTCCTCGCTCGCGGCGTTCCCCGGCGCCGTGTGGGTCCTCGGCGGCCTTCTGAAGGGCGTCGACATCTCGGAGCTCGTCGCAGGACGCGGCCAGGGCGCGAAGGCCGCGATCGTGATCGGAGTCGATCGCGACCCCATCACGGCGGCGTTCGCGCGACACGCGCCGACGGTGCCGCTGGTCGAAGTGGATCACACCCAGACTGAGGACATCATGGCGGCGGTCGTCGAAGCGGCGATCTCGCTGGCGGCGGATGGCGACGTCGTGCTCCTGGCACCGGCGGCGGCGTCCTTCGACCAGTTCGCCTCCTACGGTGACCGCGGTCGACGATTCGCGGAGGCGGTGCGGGCGAGATTCGGAGAGGATGAGGATGACGACCACGATCCGTCCTCCCCGGCAGTCCCCGGCCGCTGA
- the mraY gene encoding phospho-N-acetylmuramoyl-pentapeptide-transferase: MRSLLTAAAISLAFTLFLTPVFLRLFRAWGWGQVIRTPEDDHNPSHAAKRGTPTMGGTIFIAGSLVGYFVGTYAGNNPPTISGLLVIWMMLGFGIVGFIDDFMKVRRQNSLGLSGWRKVGGQVVVVVVFGVVALNFPNGDGQTPASAYVSVFRDIPALSFMAFGLVIGWILYLVWLSLIGVAASNSVNVSDGLDGLAAGSAIFVTSALALIAFWQFKQPCDLDALERGLQAACYQTRDPFDLAIIAASFIGALVGFLWWNAPKAQVFMGDVGSMAIGGVIAALAILTRTEILLAVIGGVYVIASGSVILQRFYFKLTRGKRLFLMSPLHHHLEMRGWSEITIVVRMWLIAGLLALSGVGLLYVEWLVRA, from the coding sequence GTGAGATCCCTCCTGACCGCAGCGGCGATCTCGCTGGCCTTCACGCTCTTCCTCACCCCGGTGTTCCTGCGCCTGTTCCGCGCCTGGGGCTGGGGACAGGTCATCCGCACGCCCGAGGACGACCACAATCCGAGCCATGCGGCCAAGCGCGGCACCCCCACGATGGGTGGCACGATCTTCATCGCGGGTTCCCTCGTCGGCTACTTCGTAGGGACCTACGCCGGCAACAACCCGCCGACGATCTCCGGGCTCCTGGTGATCTGGATGATGCTCGGCTTCGGGATCGTCGGCTTCATCGACGACTTCATGAAGGTCCGCAGGCAGAACAGCCTCGGCCTCTCCGGCTGGCGCAAGGTCGGCGGCCAGGTCGTCGTGGTCGTGGTCTTCGGCGTCGTCGCGCTGAACTTCCCCAACGGCGACGGCCAGACCCCTGCGAGCGCATACGTATCGGTGTTCCGCGACATCCCCGCCCTGTCGTTCATGGCGTTCGGGCTCGTGATCGGCTGGATCCTCTACCTCGTGTGGCTCTCGCTCATCGGCGTCGCCGCGTCCAACTCGGTGAACGTCTCGGACGGGCTCGACGGACTGGCGGCGGGCTCGGCGATCTTCGTCACGAGCGCGCTCGCGCTCATCGCGTTCTGGCAGTTCAAGCAGCCGTGCGACCTCGACGCGCTCGAGCGCGGGCTGCAGGCCGCGTGCTACCAGACCCGCGACCCCTTCGACCTCGCGATCATCGCCGCGTCCTTCATCGGCGCGCTCGTCGGGTTCCTGTGGTGGAACGCGCCCAAGGCGCAGGTGTTCATGGGGGACGTCGGGTCGATGGCGATCGGCGGCGTGATCGCGGCGCTCGCGATCCTCACCCGCACCGAGATCCTGCTCGCCGTCATCGGCGGCGTGTACGTCATCGCCTCCGGCTCGGTCATCCTGCAGCGTTTCTACTTCAAGCTCACGCGCGGGAAACGGCTGTTCCTCATGAGTCCGCTGCACCACCACCTCGAGATGCGCGGCTGGAGCGAGATCACGATCGTGGTGCGGATGTGGCTCATCGCGGGACTCCTCGCGCTCAGCGGCGTCGGGCTGCTGTACGTGGAATGGCTCGTGCGGGCATGA